The following coding sequences lie in one Cotesia glomerata isolate CgM1 linkage group LG5, MPM_Cglom_v2.3, whole genome shotgun sequence genomic window:
- the LOC123266082 gene encoding uncharacterized protein LOC123266082 — MSIHFGCTNETSFTAVYIFRTDPLSAQVLLATALVQVRPHHGNPITARVLIDQGSELSFMRQSLFKKLGQPLQRDMVMLKGIGNVSAGSSLGVSTIELRSLCTTASMHVSMHILPTLTVDLPSFVIADPKWPHLENLKLADPQYLQPRPVDIILGASPAAQIMNAEIQRGPRNAPIAQSTTLGWIVYGAVTAKHASTSHAALHASVDTELQDAIAKFWEQEEVPSGNSPLNTAEEDECEIHFRQTHYRQPDGRYVVRLPLKALESQLGDSINAAMGSLRRLITRLSREREYSDMYRAFMAEYIQLGHMVRVPVNQLPANAYFLPHHGVLKLDSATTKLRTVFNGSCATSTGISLNDILHAGPKTQIDIFDVMLRIRCSRIRFATDITKMFRQIEVDSLDWPLQCILWIDENDLIDAYCLKTVTYGTASAPFDAVRVLIQLVKDEGHRFPLAVAPMLKTRYVDDIYGGADNEEDAIKAAVQTKALCAAGCFPLAKWASNSPRLLAEVAPEKQLDTPLKEISDAPVKVLGMYWNSRTDALQFKYTLPPETPKTKRAILSEIAKLYDPLGLLAPIVVKAKIFMQDLWLDRVSWDEQLSPSLIHKWTGYREDLRNIESIRIPRWNNIAPGATMELHGFSDASQNAMAAAVYLRVTDADGNTKVSLLCSKTQVAPLKTMTIPRLELSAAWLLTQLILHVKEVQSLENVRINLWTDSAVTLAWIKSPAIRWKTFVRNRVGKIQETLRDVSWKFIPGKQNPADCASRGIPTLKLKQHALWWHGPTWLHESESSWPTLEPPTDNATHREERQGLTLVTWKAENCLLQQLLSHYTQLFPLLRKLSIWHRAIDRFKRVPQSSLAYPLTPSDLERAKLTLIKFTQGQYFAREIHTLQDGDGLPKNNSITKLTPFIDHQGVLRVGGRLKNALLDPEERHPAILPRQSPLTSILIDDSHRKTLHGGTQLTLADLRKSVWIIGGRVPVRSFILRCVICTRHRGERAQQLMG; from the exons ATGTCCATCCATTTTGGATGCACCAACGAAACCAGCTTCACCGCAGTCTACATCTTCCGCACAG ATCCGCTTTCCGCTCAAGTATTGCTAGCTACCGCCTTAGTCCAGGTACGCCCGCATCATGGTAATCCAATCACCGCCAGAGTGTTGATTGATCAAGGTTCAGAGCTCTCATTTATGAGACAGTCGCTCTTCAAGAAGCTTGGACAACCGCTACAGCGTGACATGGTCATGCTCAAGGGCATTGGCAATGTCTCCGCAGGAAGCTCACTAGGTGTGAGCACAATTGAGCTTCGTTCGCTGTGTACGACCGCATCAATGCATGTCAGCATGCATATTCTACCAACACTGACGGTAGATCTTCCATCGTTCGTGATCGCTGATCCGAAATGGCCGCATCTTGAGAATCTCAAGCTCGCTGACCCGCAGTATCTACAGCCACGCCCTGTAGATATTATTCTAGGTGCATCACCAGCCGCACAGATCATGAACGCAGAGATTCAACGAGGACCTCGCAATGCTCCTATTGCACAATCCACCACGCTTGGTTGGATTGTCTATGGAGCTGTCACCGCTAAACACGCTTCAACATCACACGCAGCACTACATGCGTCAGTAGATACTGAATTACAAGACGCTATCGCTAAGTTTTGGGAACAGGAAGAAGTTCCATCAGGAAATTCACCGCTCAACACCGCTGAAGAAGACGAATGTGAAATTCACTTTCGTCAAACGCATTATCGACAGCCTGATGGACGCTACGTAGTGAGATTACCGCTTAAGGCCCTTGAGAGTCAACTTGGCGACTCTATCAACGCAGCTATGGGGTCACTCCGCAGATTAATAACTCGCTTGTCGCGAGAAAGAGAATATTCTGACATGTATCGTGCATTCATGGCAGAATACATTCAACTAGGACACATGGTACGAGTACCAGTCAACCAATTGCCCGCAAACGCTTACTTCTTGCCTCACCATGGGGTATTGAAGCTTGATAGTGCCACTACGAAGCTCCGCACAGTGTTCAACGGTTCCTGTGCAACATCTACAGGAATTTCATTGAACGACATTCTCCACGCAGGACCCAAAAcgcaaattgacatttttgatgtGATGTTGAGAATCCGTTGCAGCAGGATTCGATTCGCTACTGACATCACCAAGATGTTCAGACAGATTGAGGTCGACTCGCTTGATTGGCCGCTTCAGTGCATTCTCTGGATAGATGAGAATGACTTAATAGACGCTTACTGTCTCAAGACAGTCACATACGGAACCGCTAGTGCACCTTTTGACGCTGTACGTGTGCTTATCCAACTAGTAAAGGATGAAGGACACCGCTTTCCGCTAGCTGTTGCTCCAATGTTGAAAACACGCTACGTAGATGACATCTACGGTGGAGCAGACAACGAAGAAGACGCTATCAAGGCTGCAGTACAAACAAAAGCTCTGTGTGCAGCAGGCTGCTTCCCGCTTGCCAAATGGGCTAGCAATAGCCCACGGTTACTCGCTGAAGTCGCTCCAGAAAAGCAGCTGGATACACCGCTTAAAGAAATCAGTGATGCACCAGTAAAAGTCCTGGGCATGTACTGGAATTCACGCACTGACGCTCTCCAGTTCAAGTACACGCTACCGCCAGAGACGCCCAAGACAAAAAGAGCTATTTTGTCTGAAATCGCAAAGCTGTATGACCCGCTAGGACTTCTCGCACCAATAGTCGTCAAAGCCAAGATCTTTATGCAAGATCTGTGGCTAGATAGAGTGTCATGGGATGAACAATTGTCACCATCACTCATTCACAAATGGACTGGATACCGCGAGGATCTTCGAAACATCGAATCCATCCGCATTCCACGCTGGAATAATATAGCACCTGGAGCAACTATGGAATTGCACGGGTTCTCAGACGCTTCGCAAAACGCTATGGCTGCCGCTGTTTATTTGAGAGTCACTGACGCTGATGGGAACACAAAGGTCTCACTTCTGTGTTCAAAAACGCAAGTAGCACCGCTGAAGACCATGACAATCCCACGCTTGGAATTATCTGCCGCATGGTTGCTAACACAACTGATACTTCATGTTAAAGAAGTTCAGTCGCTTGAAAATGTCAGGATCAATCTCTGGACTGACTCCGCCGTGACTCTCGCATGGATTAAAAGTCCAGCAATCCGCTGGAAGACATTCGTCCGCAATAGAGTGGGAAAAATCCAAGAAACGCTTCGAGATGTCTCCTGGAAATTCATTCCAGGAAAACAAAACCCCGCTGACTGCGCTTCAAGAGGTATACCTACGCTAAAACTGAAACAACACGCTCTCTGGTGGCATGGACCAACTTGGCTTCATGAATCAGAATCCTCTTGGCCCACTCTGGAGCCTCCAACCGACAACGCAACGCATCGAGAAGAACGCCAAGGTCTGACACTAGTAACTTGGAAAGCAGAAAATTGCCTGCTCCAACAATTACTGTCGCATTACACGCAGCTGTTTCCACTGCTACGGAAGCTTAGCATCTGGCATCGTGCCATCGACCGCTTTAAAAGAGTTCCACAATCTTCGCTGGCCTACCCGCTTACTCCATCAGACCTGGAGCGCGCTAAATTGACCTTGATTAAGTTCACTCAAGGACAATACTTCGCTAGAGAGATTCACACGCTACAAGATGGTGATGGTCTGCCTAAAAATAACAGCATCACTAAGCTGACTCCGTTCATCGACCATCAGGGGGTCCTGAGAGTCGGTGGCCGCTTGAAAAACGCATTGCTGGACCCAGAAGAGAGGCATCCAGCGATTCTACCGCGACAATCACCGcttacatcaattttgattGATGACTCGCACCGCAAAACGCTTCACGGAGGTACTCAGCTTACGCTCGCTGACTTACGCAAGAGTGTCTGGATCATTGGAGGCCGTGTTCCAGTcagatcatttattttacgctGCGTTATCTGCACGAGACACCGTGGAGAACGCGCTCAACAGTTGATGGGTTAA
- the LOC123265774 gene encoding uncharacterized protein LOC123265774 yields the protein MKETSKEYILQWSGHAASITERFSGLLAKQALVDVTLICQEQKLRVHKLVLASCSLYFEEMLEQDLGQEPIILLKDLDFDILKAMVEFMYCGETTIAHCHLKPLLEAAHVFKVKDLESIVQCMMSTKNYIDDTDKSSNLDQDLSNTNNSSVTHNCVQVKLSGREPAEKLSSPATELSDSKNSKHNQPVELEHTVIELEDTLVDLIDTSVDNNEHEAAIFCDIIESTNKLATRSNENKSANFFQENVNNLNNKKLNNYIHCDNQALFMDNNNLILNDVLCNVDNESKDETCSHSCNNKLENLESNLDLSDLPSEVGECSKVYTYKKRKLTNSKKFSSFCTSNMLIKSDKIDCIDLSCDTAPVTLPSLALDMNATDRVWSMNTDNIHYIIGSTLNQTNALIRDRQRIVYEEIDTERTIIPNHKSIRQIKELFSVDNDNISMGQMPILRRSVRLNQLETDDSVNNNSEETQKIKDKHVEFKSLSKSLTKAKRIKELSTNGRVSDENSVSKRSVNNPRPRNNTKLTSKNAGSSRCLAKMKDDKSRNKIKNSKITKVEPLDTDGYSPIKLNTIASVERALWGDMSDVIENHDAATKIPEYSMSKEIPFAVGLLPLHAALERMQAMPDYQPRKTRSSFATPMRHDSNHLNFKRKAPGAVSGTGATAETEYDSIYNKKQCSLEQMDDNSSNTFCHIKIQTSSQCSQSCDNSMMDQLVTIGSNFHKR from the exons ATGAAGGAGACGAGCAAAGAGTATATTTTGCAGTGGTCCGGCCATGCAGCAAGTATCACCGAGAGATTCAGCGGTTTATTAGCTAAACAAGCACTTGTGGATGTTACTTTGATTTGTCAAGAACAAAAACTACGTGTACATAAGCTAGTACTAGCTTCATGTAGTCTTTATTTTGAG GAAATGCTGGAGCAAGATTTAGGTCAAGAGccaataatattattgaaagaCTTGGACTTTGATATTCTTAAAGCAATGGTTGAATTTATGTATTGTGGTGAAACTACAATAGCTCATTGCCATTTAAAGCCATTGTTAGAAGCTGCCCATGTTTTTAAa gTAAAAGATCTCGAGTCCATTGTTCAGTGTATGAtgtcaacaaaaaattacattgatGATACCGATAAATCATCAAATTTAGACCAAGATTTAAGCAACACAAATAATAGTTCAGTGACCCATAATTGTGTTCAAGTTAAACTGAGCGGTAGAGAGCCAGCAGAGAAGCTATCATCACCAGCAACTGAACTATCCGatagtaaaaattcaaaacataATCAACCAGTGGAACTAGAACATACTGTAATAGAATTAGAAGATACATTAGTAGACTTAATCGATACATCTGTAGATAATAATGAACATGAAGCTGCAATATTTTGCGATATTATTGAGAGTACAAACAAATTAGCCACACGATCAAATGAAAATAAGtcagcaaatttttttcaagagaacgttaataatttaaacaacaagaaactaaataattatatccATTGTGACAATCAAGCACTATTTATggataacaataatttaatattgaacGATGTTTTATGCAATGTTGATAATGAGAGTAAAGATGAAACATGTTCACATAGTTGTAATAATAAGTTAGAAAATTTAGAGAGTAATTTAGATTTATCAGACCTCCCCAGTGAAGTCGGTGAgtgttcaaaagtttatacgTACAAAAAgcgaaaattaacaaattctaaaaaattttcatcgttCTGTACATCAAATATGTTAATAAAATCAGATAAAATCGATTGTATCGATTTATCATGTGATACAGCACCTGTTACTTTGCCGTCCTTAGCTTTAGACATGAATGCAACTGATCGAGTTTGGAGTATGAATACGGATAATATTCATTATATAATAGGTAGCACATTAAATCAAACAAATGCATTGATAAGAGATCGGCAAAGGATTGTTTATGAAGAAATAGATACTGAAAGAACAATTATTCCTAATCACAAAAGTATACGCCAGATCAAAGAGTTGTTTTCTGTAGACAATGATAATATTTCTATGGGACAGATGCCAATACTACGACGCAGTGTTCGTCTTAATCAGTTAGAAACTGATGATTCTGTGAATAACAATAGCGAAGAAACACAAAAAATTAAGGATAAGCATGTTGAATTTAAAAGCTTGAGTAAATCATTAACTAAAGCTAAACGTATAAAAGAATTGTCAACTAATGGAAGAGTCTCTGATGAAAATAGTGTTTCAAAAAGAAGTGTAAATAATCCACGTCCAAGAAATAATACAAAACTTACATCTAAAAATGCTGGTAGTTCACGTTGTCTAGCTAAAATGAAGGATGACAAgtcaagaaataaaataaaaaatagcaaGATTACAAAAGTTGAACCTTTAGATACTGATGGGTATTctccaattaaattaaatacaatagCATCAGTGGAACGTGCATTGTGGGGTGATATGTCAGATGTTATTGAAAATCACGATGCTGCAACTAAAATACCTGAATACTCAATGAGTAAAGAAATTCCATTTGCTGTTGGGTTATTGCCACTTCATGCAGCATTAGAAAGAATGCAAGCAATGCCTGATTATCAGCCACGCAAAACAAGATCATCTTTTGCTACACCCATGAGACATGATTccaatcatttaaattttaaacgtaaAGCTCCTGGTGCTGTCAGTGGAACTGGTGCTACTGCTGAAACTGAATATGattctatttataataaaaaacaatgtaGCCTAGAACAAATGGATGATAATTCATCAAACACTTTTTGccatattaaaattcaaacgTCTTCCCAGTGTTCTCAAAGTTGCGATAATTCCATGATGGATCAATTAGTTACTATTGGGTCGAATTTTCATAAGCGATGA